The following coding sequences are from one Arvicanthis niloticus isolate mArvNil1 chromosome 14, mArvNil1.pat.X, whole genome shotgun sequence window:
- the Nrep gene encoding neuronal regeneration-related protein isoform X2, whose translation MVYSPGLLVWVSQEPFPYKEMEGGLSKGRLPVPKEVNRKKMEEPGDASLTPLGSHERCSAAISYLHPF comes from the exons GTTTACTCCCCGGGACTCTTGGTCTGGGTCAGTCAAGAACCATTTCCATACAAGGAAATGGAGGGAGGTCTTTCTAAG GGAAGACTTCCGGTGCCTAAGGAAGTGAACCGCAAAAAGATGGAGGAGCCCGGCGATGCCTCGCTGACTCCGCTGGGCAGCCATGAACGCTGCTCCGCAGCGATCAGTTACCTCCACCCTTTTTAA